A stretch of Vanessa cardui chromosome 26, ilVanCard2.1, whole genome shotgun sequence DNA encodes these proteins:
- the LOC124540798 gene encoding uncharacterized protein LOC124540798, whose amino-acid sequence MEDIMIALRKIQNELDSQKNTILQSGEKVTETVTQNINSILEEKFKIWDEKYEDLKQKLENQEKRIYFMEKQARKNNIVFFGIEETENSYQMLENIIIDFVNKYFSLDLIHRDIQEVKRIGKKGEKSRPIIATFTTLGTKIKIFKQRKEALSKTTYYLMEDYPKQILEKRKVLQEQAITEREKGNIVKIKYDKLVILPKTKPKDNNKRILTPSPETYTNEVTNVQARKKNRHHTQIKRTSSLSEGTVKPGLLNFLVSKNTNNIPSAQCSTSNNY is encoded by the coding sequence ATGGAAGATATAATGATTGCATTACGTAAAATCCAGAACGAACTCGACTCACAAAAGAACACCATCCTACAAAGCGGCGAAAAAGTAACAGAAACcgtaacacaaaatataaatagcatattagaagagaaatttaaaatttgggaTGAAAAGTATGAAGACCTCAAACAAAAGTTAGAAAACCAAGAAAAAAGAATTTACTTCATGGAAAAACAGGCAAGAAAGAACAACATAGTCTTCTTCGGTATCGAAGAAACCGAAAATTCATACCAAATGctggaaaatattataatagattttgttaataaatatttctctcTAGATCTAATCCATAGGGATATACAGGAAGTGAAGAGAATCGGCAAAAAAGGGGAAAAATCTAGACCAATAATCGCTACATTCACTACACTTGGcacgaaaattaaaatattcaaacagaGAAAAGAGGCACTAAGTAAAACTACATACTATCTAATGGAAGACTATCCCAAGCAAATATTAGAGAAGAGAAAAGTGCTACAAGAGCAGGCTATAACCGAGCGAGAAAaaggcaatatagtaaagatcaaATATGACAAACTTGTAATACTACCTAAAACCAAACCCAAAGATAACAATAAAAGAATTTTGACACCATCTCCCGAAACATATACCAACGAAGTTACAAATGTACAGGCTAGAAAGAAAAACAGACACCACACCCAAATAAAAAGAACGTCTAGTTTGTCGGAAGGAACAGTGAAACCAGGCTTACTTAACTTCCTTGTCAGTAAAAACACAAACAACATACCTAGCGCTCAATGCAGTACAAGCAACAACTACTAA